The following proteins come from a genomic window of Oricola thermophila:
- the cydB gene encoding cytochrome d ubiquinol oxidase subunit II — translation MILHELISFDLLRVIWWLLLGVLLIGFALTDGFDMGVGALLPFVAKTDAERRVVINTVGPVWEGNQVWFILGGGAIFAAWPPLYAVSFSGFYLAMFVVLAALILRPVGFKYRSKRDGAAWRNGWDWALFVGGAVPALIFGVAVGNVLQGVPFRLTEDLFPVYEGAFYAKFLGLLNPFALLAGLVSFGMLLMHGAAWLTVKAEGVIVDRARAIGTWMGLLAMAGFALAGVWLAFGIDGYALVGDAVANGHSNPLHSEVEKGVSWLTAYEKRPWIAIAPALGFLGMAMAIRGLRTGGEVSTLLWSKLGIFGIISTVGLTMFPFILPSSIDPKSSLTVWDASSSHLTLFVMLVVTVIFMPIILLYTAWVYKVLWGKVTEDEVTSNSDSVY, via the coding sequence ATGATCCTGCATGAACTCATCAGTTTCGACCTGCTTCGCGTCATCTGGTGGCTGCTGCTCGGCGTCCTGCTGATCGGCTTCGCGCTTACCGACGGCTTCGACATGGGGGTCGGCGCGTTGCTGCCTTTCGTGGCAAAGACCGATGCCGAGCGGCGGGTCGTCATCAACACCGTGGGCCCCGTCTGGGAGGGCAACCAGGTCTGGTTCATCCTCGGTGGCGGCGCCATTTTCGCAGCCTGGCCACCGCTCTACGCGGTCTCGTTCTCGGGGTTCTACCTGGCCATGTTCGTCGTTCTGGCTGCTCTCATCCTGAGGCCGGTCGGCTTCAAGTACCGCTCCAAGCGCGACGGCGCCGCATGGCGCAATGGCTGGGACTGGGCATTGTTCGTCGGCGGGGCCGTGCCGGCTTTGATCTTCGGCGTGGCGGTCGGCAATGTCCTCCAGGGCGTGCCCTTCCGTCTGACCGAAGATCTTTTCCCGGTCTACGAGGGCGCCTTTTATGCCAAGTTCCTCGGCCTCCTGAACCCGTTCGCCCTGCTTGCCGGACTCGTGTCCTTCGGGATGCTCCTGATGCATGGCGCGGCATGGCTGACCGTCAAGGCCGAGGGCGTCATCGTCGACCGTGCCCGCGCGATCGGTACATGGATGGGATTGCTGGCCATGGCCGGCTTCGCACTGGCCGGCGTATGGCTCGCCTTCGGCATCGACGGCTACGCCCTTGTCGGCGACGCAGTTGCGAACGGCCACTCCAACCCGCTCCATTCGGAAGTGGAAAAGGGAGTCAGCTGGCTGACAGCCTACGAGAAACGTCCGTGGATCGCGATCGCGCCCGCGCTCGGCTTCCTCGGTATGGCCATGGCCATCCGCGGCCTGCGCACCGGCGGAGAGGTTTCGACACTGCTTTGGTCGAAGCTCGGCATATTCGGTATAATCTCGACTGTGGGGCTGACCATGTTCCCCTTCATCCTGCCCTCGTCGATCGACCCGAAGTCGTCGCTCACGGTCTGGGACGCCTCGTCCTCGCACCTGACGCTTTTCGTCATGCTGGTCGTGACCGTGATCTTCATGCCGATCATCCTTCTCTACACCGCCTGGGTCTACAAGGTGTTGTGGGGCAAGGTGACGGAGGATGAAGTGACGTCGAACAGCGACAGCGTCTACTGA
- a CDS encoding cytochrome ubiquinol oxidase subunit I gives MELDVVELSRLQFAMTAMYHFLFVPLTLGLSIIVAIMETVYVMTDRPIWRQMTKFWGTLFGINFVLGVATGITMEFQFGMNWSYYSHYVGDIFGAPLAIEGLMAFFLEATFVGLFFFGWDKLSKVAHLVVAWLVAIGSNLSALWILIANGWMQNPVGAEFNPMTMRMEMTSFYDVLFNEVAQAKFVHTVSAGYVTAAVFVLGVSAWYMLKGRHVELARRSIAVAASFGLASALSVVVLGDESGYSATHSQKMKLAAIEAMWETQPAPASFTLVGIPDQEARETKYAIHIPYVMGLIGTRSLTQVIPGIDELVATAEQRIRSGIVAYDALVRLRTERETAPQEVRDTFEEHSADLGFAFLLRRYVDDPREATEEQILMAANDTVPTVWPLFWAFRLMVGLGFSFIAVMAYFFYRASFRRMQFPRPALWFAVIIIPTPWIAAELGWFVAEYGRQPWTVDGVLPTAISVSHLSVADLLITLAGFVTFYTILFIIEMGLMLKYIRKGPYQDVKETEAWMARHEHRLRTHNGNVPGALPAE, from the coding sequence ATGGAGCTCGATGTCGTTGAGCTGTCTCGCCTGCAATTCGCGATGACGGCAATGTACCATTTCCTCTTCGTCCCGCTCACGCTTGGCCTCTCGATCATCGTCGCCATCATGGAGACGGTCTATGTCATGACCGACCGTCCCATCTGGCGCCAGATGACCAAGTTCTGGGGTACGCTGTTCGGGATCAACTTCGTGCTGGGGGTCGCCACCGGCATTACCATGGAGTTCCAGTTCGGCATGAACTGGAGCTATTACAGTCACTATGTCGGCGACATCTTCGGAGCACCGCTTGCCATAGAGGGTCTCATGGCCTTCTTCTTGGAGGCAACCTTCGTCGGCCTCTTCTTCTTCGGATGGGACAAGCTTTCCAAGGTGGCTCACTTGGTCGTCGCTTGGCTTGTCGCGATAGGTTCAAACCTTTCCGCCCTGTGGATACTCATCGCCAATGGCTGGATGCAGAATCCGGTCGGCGCGGAATTCAACCCGATGACGATGCGCATGGAGATGACCTCGTTCTACGACGTACTGTTCAACGAGGTCGCACAAGCGAAATTCGTCCACACGGTCTCCGCCGGCTATGTCACGGCAGCGGTCTTCGTGCTCGGTGTTTCGGCCTGGTACATGCTCAAGGGCAGGCATGTCGAGCTGGCCCGCCGCTCCATCGCGGTCGCGGCGAGCTTTGGCCTTGCCTCCGCATTGTCTGTGGTCGTGCTCGGCGACGAGTCCGGCTATTCGGCAACGCATTCTCAGAAAATGAAGCTGGCGGCCATCGAGGCCATGTGGGAGACGCAGCCGGCACCGGCCTCCTTCACGCTGGTCGGCATTCCGGACCAGGAGGCCCGCGAGACCAAGTACGCGATCCACATTCCCTACGTGATGGGCCTGATCGGCACCCGCTCGCTGACCCAGGTCATTCCCGGAATCGACGAGCTGGTCGCCACCGCGGAACAGCGTATCCGCTCCGGCATAGTCGCCTATGACGCACTCGTGCGACTGCGCACCGAACGCGAAACGGCGCCGCAGGAAGTCCGCGACACCTTCGAGGAACACAGCGCAGACTTGGGCTTTGCCTTCCTGCTGCGCCGCTACGTCGACGATCCGCGCGAGGCGACCGAGGAACAGATACTCATGGCTGCCAACGACACGGTTCCGACCGTGTGGCCGCTGTTCTGGGCCTTCCGGCTGATGGTCGGACTCGGTTTCTCCTTCATCGCGGTGATGGCCTATTTCTTCTACCGGGCCTCTTTCCGCAGGATGCAGTTCCCGAGACCTGCCCTCTGGTTTGCGGTGATAATCATCCCGACACCGTGGATCGCCGCGGAGCTTGGTTGGTTCGTGGCGGAATACGGACGCCAGCCATGGACCGTTGACGGCGTGTTGCCGACCGCTATTTCGGTCTCGCATCTGAGTGTCGCCGACCTGCTGATTACCCTTGCCGGCTTCGTTACCTTCTACACGATCCTGTTCATCATCGAGATGGGACTGATGCTGAAATACATCCGCAAGGGTCCCTACCAGGATGTGAAGGAAACAGAGGCGTGGATGGCACGGCATGAACATCGTTTGCGCACTCACAACGGCAACGTGCCTGGCGCACTTCCAGCGGAGTAA
- the cydC gene encoding thiol reductant ABC exporter subunit CydC has protein sequence MKTLLPIIRRIWSHEWWALLRGTALAMLVLIAGIALLGLSGWFITAAGLAGVAGAGIAFDVFRPSAGVRFLALGRTAARYGERILTHDATLRSLARLRVQLLAALANTPFARLPALRASEQLNRLTRDVDALDGVALRLLIPIVSALTAVALTAAVLRFLVDPRVVTWLLSTYVPGSALALVFVAWRSRKPSRSGQLALNAFRMRFVDLLRARADLAVSGKLATRMEHVTAAEARMRAAVARTDRIERTGGIILSVTESAAAAGALLAGAMLAKTGSIDPARAALGFFAALALAEMLGPLRRGMAEIGRMTDAARRVNRLLATGENSADRIDEWPPTTRRDSPALVMRDVRFMHPGAEAPVLDRFELKIGAGEIVALVGPSGSGKSTILHLAARMLDPDEGQVEILGIAARKWSEPALREAVALLPQRSALLSGTIRDALALARPDIDDREAWSALTAVALDRAVQERGGVDSRLGESGAGLSGGERRRLALARVLLRRPSLLLLDEPTEGLDRETARNVLAGIRGYLPDATIVLASHRAAEREFADRVHYVAPAGSPAPPGN, from the coding sequence ATGAAGACGCTTCTTCCGATCATTCGGCGCATCTGGTCACATGAGTGGTGGGCGCTTCTGCGCGGCACCGCACTGGCCATGCTTGTCCTGATCGCCGGTATCGCGCTGCTGGGCCTTTCCGGCTGGTTCATTACCGCCGCGGGTCTCGCCGGAGTGGCCGGCGCCGGCATTGCTTTCGACGTTTTTCGCCCGAGTGCCGGTGTGCGTTTCCTCGCACTCGGCCGTACAGCCGCACGGTACGGCGAACGTATCCTGACCCATGACGCGACACTGCGCAGCCTCGCCCGGCTCCGGGTACAGCTGCTCGCGGCGTTGGCCAACACGCCATTCGCACGACTTCCCGCGCTGCGTGCATCCGAACAGCTCAACCGCCTGACGCGGGATGTCGATGCCCTCGACGGCGTGGCGCTCCGACTGCTGATCCCCATCGTCTCCGCCCTGACCGCTGTCGCATTGACGGCGGCGGTGTTGCGGTTCCTGGTTGATCCCCGTGTCGTAACCTGGCTGCTTTCCACCTATGTGCCGGGTTCCGCGCTCGCACTGGTCTTTGTCGCTTGGCGCTCGCGCAAACCGTCGCGTAGCGGGCAACTCGCGCTCAATGCCTTTCGCATGCGTTTCGTCGACTTGCTGCGTGCGCGCGCGGATCTGGCCGTATCGGGAAAGCTCGCCACGCGAATGGAACATGTCACGGCGGCGGAGGCACGAATGCGCGCCGCTGTCGCTCGCACCGACCGCATCGAGCGCACTGGCGGCATCATCCTGTCGGTGACCGAATCCGCAGCGGCAGCGGGAGCCCTGCTGGCCGGAGCGATGCTGGCGAAAACGGGATCGATCGACCCTGCCCGCGCCGCGCTTGGTTTCTTCGCCGCCCTTGCGCTTGCCGAGATGCTCGGCCCGCTTCGGCGCGGCATGGCGGAGATTGGACGCATGACCGACGCCGCACGCCGGGTAAACCGCCTGCTTGCGACGGGCGAGAACTCCGCGGATCGGATAGACGAGTGGCCGCCGACAACCCGACGAGACAGCCCGGCTCTGGTGATGCGCGATGTGCGATTCATGCATCCGGGAGCCGAAGCACCCGTTCTCGACCGTTTCGAACTGAAGATCGGTGCCGGCGAGATAGTCGCCTTGGTGGGACCCAGCGGCAGCGGCAAGTCAACGATCCTTCACCTCGCTGCTCGCATGCTCGATCCGGACGAGGGTCAGGTGGAGATCCTGGGAATCGCGGCCCGGAAATGGTCCGAACCGGCCTTGCGCGAAGCCGTCGCGCTGCTCCCCCAACGCAGTGCCCTTCTCAGCGGCACGATCCGCGACGCACTTGCCCTTGCACGCCCCGATATCGATGATCGCGAAGCCTGGTCCGCGCTGACCGCGGTGGCCCTTGACCGGGCCGTGCAGGAACGCGGCGGCGTCGACAGCCGGCTGGGCGAATCCGGTGCCGGCCTCTCCGGAGGCGAACGCCGCCGGTTGGCGCTCGCTCGCGTTCTCCTGCGTCGGCCATCTCTGCTCCTTCTCGATGAACCGACGGAAGGCCTTGATCGCGAAACCGCCCGAAACGTGCTGGCTGGAATCCGCGGTTACCTTCCCGATGCGACCATTGTGCTTGCCTCCCACCGCGCCGCCGAACGTGAATTCGCGGACCGGGTTCACTATGTCGCACCCGCGGGAAGTCCCGCTCCGCCGGGGAATTGA